One window of Leishmania mexicana MHOM/GT/2001/U1103 complete genome, chromosome 12 genomic DNA carries:
- a CDS encoding promastigote surface antigen protein 2 PSA2, whose amino-acid sequence MAQCVRRLVLAAPLAAVVALLLCTSSAPVARAAGTSDFTEAQQKNTLTVLRAFARAIPELGKKWTGSDFCSWDFVTCYSTGVSVWMDKVDYTGTLPEMPSGVDYKDVMIMALNFSAMGQGLSGTLPASWSSLTSLMSLWIEKSEKVTGTLPAQWSSMKQLTLLHLEGTKVFGTLPAQWSSMTSLGNLNLRFTAVSGTLPAQWSGMTSAEALQLEYCGLSGCLPPEWSAMPKLRIVSLSGNHFSGCVPDSWVKKPGLVVTIEDEHKGSNCVSDNLCDTTTEPPTAPTTTGTPAASSTPSPGSGCEVDGCEVCEGDSAARCARCREGYSLTDEKTCLAHHDGGVAAASSGAVAAAAVWAAVLLSVGLAA is encoded by the coding sequence ATGGcgcagtgcgtgcgtcggctggtgctggcggcgcccctcgccgctgtggtggcgctgctgctgtgcacgaGCAGTGCACCGgtggcgcgtgctgcggggACGAGCGACTTCActgaggcgcagcagaagaacacgctgacggtgctgcgggcgTTTGCGCGTGCGATCCCTGAGCTGGGGAAGAAGTGGACGGGCAGCGACTTCTGCTCGTGGGACTTCGTCACATGCTACTCCACCGGCGTCAGTGTGTGGATGGACAAAGTGGATTAtaccggcacgctgccggagATGCCTTCGGGCGTCGACTACAAGGACGTCATGATCATGGCACTGAACTTCAGCGCAATGGGCCAGGGGCTGAGCGGGACGCTGCCCGCCTCATGGAGCTCGCTGACGTCCTTGATGTCACTGTGGATCGAAAAGTCTGAGAAGGtcaccggcacgctgcctgcacagtggagctcgatgaagCAGCTGACCCTTCTGCATCTGGAGGGCACTAAGGTCttcggcacgctgcctgcccagtggagctcgatgacgTCGCTGGGCAATCTTAACCTGCGCTTCACTGCGGtctccggcacgctgcctgcccAGTGGAGTGGGATGACGAGTGCGGAGGCCCTGCAGCTGGAGTACTGCGGTCTGTCCGGTTGTCTGCCCCCCGAGTGGTCTGCGATGCCGAAGCTGCGTATCGTCTCACTGAGCGGCAACCACTTTAGCGGGTGTGTGCCCGACTCGTGGGTCAAGAAGCCTGGCCTCGTTGTGACCATAGAGGACGAGCACAAGGGCAGCAACTGTGTATCTGATAATCTCTGCGACACAACCACTGAGCCGCCCACtgcgcccaccaccaccggcaccccAGCAGCCTCCTCTACTCCTTCTCCAGGGTCGGGGTGCGAGGTGGATGGGTGTGAGGTGTGCGAGGGGGACTCCGCTGCGCGGTGCGCCAGGTGCCGTGAGGGCTACTCCCTGACGGACGAGAAGACGTGCCTGGCGCACCAcgatggcggcgtggcggcggcgtcgagcggagcggtggctgccgctgctgtgtgggcGGCTGTGCTGTTGAGCGTGGGGCTGGCGGCGTGA
- a CDS encoding putative surface antigen protein, translating to MAQCVRRLVLAAPLAAVVALLLCTSSAPVARAAGTSDFTGAQQKNTLTVLRAFARAIPELGKKWTGSDFCSWNFVTCYSSGVSVWMDKVDYTGTLPEMPSGVDYKDVMIMALNFSAMGQGLSGTLPASWSSLTSLMSLWIEKSEKVTGTLPAQWSSMTSLGNLNLRFTKVSGTLPAQWSSMKQLTLLHLEGTKVFGTLPAQWSSMTSLGNLNLRFTAVSGTLPAQWSGMTSAEALQLEYCGLSGCLPPEWSAMPRLAFLSLSGNHFSGCVPDSWRAKDRLVVTIEEWHMGEDCKLANACRPTPAPVTTTTKPPTTTTTKSPTAPTTTTTTTSKPPTAPTTTGTPAASSTPSPGSGCEVDGCEVCEGDSAARCARCREGYSLTDEKTCLAHHDGGVAAASGGAVAAAAVWAAVLLSVGLAA from the coding sequence ATGGcgcagtgcgtgcgtcggctggtgctggcggcgcccctcgccgctgtggtggcgctgctgctgtgcacgaGCAGTGCACCGgtggcgcgtgctgcggggACGAGCGACTTcactggtgcgcagcagaagaacacgctgacggtgctgcgggcgTTTGCGCGTGCGATCCCTGAGCTGGGGAAGAAGTGGACGGGCAGCGACTTCTGCTCGTGGAACTTCGTCACATGCTACTCCTCCGGCGTCAGCGTGTGGATGGACAAAGTGGATTAtaccggcacgctgccggagATGCCTTCGGGCGTCGACTACAAGGACGTCATGATCATGGCACTGAACTTCAGCGCAATGGGCCAGGGGCTGAGCGGGACGCTGCCCGCCTCATGGAGCTCGCTGACGTCCTTGATGTCACTGTGGATCGAAAAGTCTGAGAAGGtcaccggcacgctgcctgcacagtggagctcgatgacgTCGCTGGGCAATCTTAACCTGCGCTTCACTAAGGTgtccggcacgctgcctgcccagtggagctcgatgaagCAGCTGACCCTTCTGCATCTGGAGGGCACTAAGGTCttcggcacgctgcctgcccagtggagctcgatgacgTCGCTGGGCAATCTTAACCTGCGCTTCACTGCGGtctccggcacgctgcctgcccAGTGGAGTGGGATGACGAGTGCGGAGGCCCTGCAGCTGGAGTACTGCGGTCTGTCCGGTTGTCTGCCCCCCGAGTGGTCTGCGATGCCGAGGCTGGCTTTCCTCTCACTGAGCGGCAACCACTTTAGCGGGTGTGTGCCCGACTCGTGGAGGGCGAAGGACCGCCTCGTTGTGACCATCGAGGAATGGCACATGGGCGAGGACTGCAAGCTTGCTAACGCCTGCCGCCCGACTCCTGCTCCGGTAACGACCACGACTAAaccgcccaccaccaccacgaccaaGTCGCCGACAgctcccaccaccacgacaacCACCACGAGCAAGCCGCCCACtgcgcccaccaccaccggcaccccAGCAGCCTCCTCTACTCCTTCTCCAGGGTCGGGGTGCGAGGTGGATGGGTGTGAGGTGTGCGAGGGGGACTCCGCTGCGCGGTGCGCCAGGTGCCGTGAGGGCTACTCCCTGACGGACGAGAAGACGTGCCTGGCGCACCAcgatggcggcgtggcggcggcgtcgggcggagcggtggctgccgctgctgtgtgggcGGCTGTGCTGTTGAGCGTGGGGCTGGCGGCGTGA